The Flexivirga oryzae genome has a segment encoding these proteins:
- a CDS encoding cupin domain-containing protein, which produces MADTPAALGSLADDLLSRAAEASSGRATHAFHAAPKGVLSQVVLALMAGQHLSEHENPGEAFLHVLRGRVRLTAGDDSWEMGAGELIAIPQHRHALEALEDSVVVLTMARVTSL; this is translated from the coding sequence ATGGCAGACACCCCCGCAGCCCTCGGATCCCTCGCCGACGATCTCCTCTCCCGTGCCGCGGAGGCGTCCAGCGGCCGGGCGACCCACGCGTTCCACGCCGCACCGAAAGGCGTGCTCAGCCAGGTCGTGCTGGCCCTCATGGCCGGCCAGCACCTGTCCGAGCACGAGAACCCCGGCGAGGCGTTCCTGCACGTGCTGCGCGGCCGGGTGCGGCTCACCGCGGGCGACGACTCGTGGGAGATGGGCGCCGGAGAGCTGATCGCCATACCGCAGCACCGGCACGCGCTCGAGGCGCTGGAGGACTCGGTCGTG